Proteins from a single region of Streptomyces sp. TN58:
- a CDS encoding class I SAM-dependent methyltransferase, which translates to MTTRARSFDTAAASYAAHRPGYPPALLDAVEELTGRPLAGARVADIGAGTGIATALLHRRGADVVAVEPGDGMAAQLRLAHPRIPVLRGDGNRLPLVTGAFDLLTYAQAWHWTDPARSVPEARRVLRPGGALAIWWNDSDTTVPWIAEQEARLAEFFEAKADPAKEAGPSRQTGQGSGFRTLPRGLGGFATRSVRWSRRVPLDAHLANLASHSAFLMLGEAGTRAYLAAERELLAPHFPDGTVEESYVVSLHVARV; encoded by the coding sequence ATGACGACACGCGCCCGTTCCTTCGACACCGCAGCCGCTTCCTACGCCGCCCACCGGCCCGGCTACCCGCCGGCCCTCCTCGACGCCGTCGAGGAACTCACCGGCCGCCCTCTCGCCGGGGCGCGCGTGGCCGACATCGGCGCGGGCACCGGCATCGCCACCGCCCTGCTGCACCGGCGCGGAGCCGACGTCGTCGCCGTGGAACCCGGGGACGGGATGGCCGCGCAACTGCGCCTGGCCCACCCCCGCATCCCGGTCCTGCGCGGTGACGGCAACCGGCTACCGCTGGTCACCGGCGCCTTCGACCTCCTCACCTACGCCCAGGCCTGGCACTGGACCGACCCGGCCCGCTCCGTCCCCGAAGCCCGCCGGGTGCTGCGCCCCGGCGGTGCGCTCGCCATCTGGTGGAACGACTCCGACACGACCGTCCCCTGGATCGCCGAACAGGAGGCCCGCCTGGCCGAGTTCTTCGAGGCGAAGGCGGACCCGGCCAAGGAAGCAGGACCGTCGCGGCAGACGGGCCAGGGCAGTGGCTTCCGTACGCTGCCCCGCGGGCTCGGCGGCTTCGCCACCCGCTCCGTGCGCTGGTCCCGGCGCGTTCCGCTGGACGCGCACCTCGCCAACCTCGCCAGCCACTCCGCCTTCCTGATGCTGGGCGAGGCCGGCACCCGCGCGTACCTCGCCGCCGAACGGGAGCTGCTGGCCCCGCACTTCCCCGACGGCACCGTCGAGGAGAGCTACGTCGTCAGCCTCCACGTCGCCCGGGTGTGA
- a CDS encoding US12 family protein, translating into MDTKPDVAVGPPDDDGLRKVVIDGKNRGRVWNRRELQKVLRRAGVSPKCDIDWQGGDSGVWPAHTWGRLTTGAVMALGFLATAAMCTWIGMKDSFDALTFAGRMTGFIFLLMAIVEVIALAAGFDYWRKRKMPYSGPTLLLGALVEFFVGATLLVLFLANEARSTYVLCLLLWIGLIACATWSVWVLCRRRVWKALRNPGRIAMGAVVSTVLVTTNLAYTQIYLPSISRPLMQGTAEIGTASLNKAGTKMYLRVRLHLKNSGEVPVHILGSIYWIHVKLASDPKDRYKLIKPGELVKPPGRELSPGEEVSTDVVAEIENPEDVDYEAVAARVEAYAFRQDRMRLDTDFATGKWRGKLKEEEKDDDPPGPTKKKEYFRYQSDISQSSELLNLTRGRERVTVWWLYLGQPFVYVDVGSPGDKRKVFMFDQIRLQPQAIDRYGLAHIRGSLVQTPYAQLLKEAQAKRPK; encoded by the coding sequence ATGGACACCAAGCCCGATGTGGCCGTAGGGCCGCCGGACGACGACGGCCTGCGGAAGGTCGTGATCGACGGCAAGAACAGAGGCCGGGTCTGGAACCGCCGCGAACTGCAGAAGGTCCTGCGCCGCGCCGGTGTTTCGCCCAAATGCGACATCGACTGGCAGGGCGGAGACAGCGGAGTGTGGCCGGCTCACACCTGGGGGCGCCTCACGACGGGGGCCGTCATGGCGCTCGGCTTCCTGGCGACCGCAGCCATGTGCACCTGGATAGGGATGAAGGACTCCTTCGACGCCCTCACCTTCGCCGGTCGGATGACGGGCTTCATCTTCCTCCTCATGGCCATCGTGGAAGTGATCGCCCTCGCGGCCGGATTCGACTATTGGCGCAAGCGAAAAATGCCCTACTCCGGACCGACCCTTCTGCTCGGAGCGCTGGTCGAGTTCTTTGTCGGCGCGACACTGCTCGTGCTGTTCCTCGCCAACGAGGCCAGGTCGACATACGTGCTGTGCCTGCTGCTCTGGATAGGCCTCATAGCCTGTGCCACATGGTCCGTTTGGGTCCTCTGTCGCCGGCGGGTCTGGAAGGCGCTACGCAATCCCGGCCGCATCGCGATGGGGGCCGTCGTCTCCACCGTCCTCGTCACCACCAACTTGGCCTACACCCAGATCTACCTCCCCTCGATATCCCGGCCGCTCATGCAGGGCACGGCTGAGATCGGAACGGCGAGCCTCAACAAGGCAGGCACGAAGATGTACCTGCGGGTCCGTCTGCACCTCAAGAACTCCGGCGAGGTCCCTGTTCACATCCTCGGCAGCATCTATTGGATCCACGTCAAGCTCGCCAGCGATCCGAAGGACAGGTACAAACTGATCAAACCCGGCGAGCTGGTCAAACCACCGGGGCGGGAGTTGAGCCCGGGGGAGGAGGTTTCGACGGACGTTGTCGCCGAGATCGAAAACCCTGAGGATGTCGACTATGAAGCGGTAGCAGCCCGGGTGGAGGCGTACGCGTTCCGGCAGGACAGGATGAGACTGGACACCGATTTCGCCACCGGGAAATGGCGAGGAAAACTCAAAGAGGAAGAAAAAGACGACGACCCGCCGGGCCCGACGAAGAAAAAAGAATACTTCAGATACCAGTCAGACATATCCCAGAGCAGTGAACTCCTGAATCTGACGCGCGGGCGGGAACGTGTGACGGTCTGGTGGCTGTACCTTGGCCAACCTTTCGTCTATGTCGATGTCGGCAGTCCGGGCGACAAAAGGAAGGTCTTCATGTTCGACCAAATACGCCTGCAGCCACAGGCGATCGACCGGTACGGCCTCGCCCATATACGCGGCTCGCTGGTCCAGACTCCGTACGCGCAACTCCTCAAGGAGGCGCAGGCCAAGCGCCCGAAGTGA
- a CDS encoding VWA domain-containing protein, whose protein sequence is MTSSAISLRKVEESAPALVNLYKSAGISLRKYGLEGGRAAVYLVLDYSGSMRPYYQDGSVQALADRVLGLSAHLDDDARVPVVFFSTEVDAVEEISLPGHEGRVTEIASRLGHMGKTAYHAAMDAVIDHYLDSGSTAPALVVFQTDGGPINKLAAEKYLCKAARLPIFWQFVGFGNTRSTQFDFLRRLDELPVPAKRPVDNAGYFHAGLDPRAVPDGELYDRLVGEFPAWLAAARGAGIVRA, encoded by the coding sequence ATGACGAGCAGCGCCATCAGCCTCCGCAAGGTCGAGGAGTCGGCTCCGGCCCTCGTGAACCTCTACAAGAGCGCCGGGATATCCCTGCGCAAGTACGGCCTGGAGGGCGGTCGCGCGGCGGTCTACCTGGTCCTGGACTACTCCGGGTCGATGCGCCCGTACTACCAGGACGGCAGCGTGCAGGCCCTCGCCGACCGGGTGCTGGGTTTGTCGGCACACCTGGACGACGACGCCCGTGTACCGGTGGTCTTCTTCTCCACCGAGGTCGACGCGGTGGAGGAGATCTCCCTGCCCGGGCACGAGGGCCGGGTCACCGAGATCGCCTCCCGCCTGGGGCACATGGGCAAGACGGCCTACCACGCGGCGATGGACGCGGTCATCGACCACTACCTCGACTCGGGCTCCACGGCACCCGCCCTGGTCGTCTTCCAGACCGACGGCGGCCCGATCAACAAGCTCGCGGCCGAGAAGTACCTGTGCAAGGCGGCCCGGCTGCCGATCTTCTGGCAGTTCGTGGGCTTCGGCAACACCCGCAGCACGCAGTTCGACTTCCTGCGCCGGCTGGACGAGCTGCCGGTCCCGGCGAAACGGCCCGTGGACAACGCGGGCTACTTCCACGCGGGCCTCGACCCGCGCGCCGTACCCGACGGCGAACTGTACGACCGCCTCGTCGGGGAGTTCCCCGCCTGGCTGGCGGCGGCACGCGGGGCGGGCATCGTGCGCGCCTGA
- a CDS encoding pyridoxamine 5'-phosphate oxidase family protein: protein MTHTSWAAFEKAEPEFAAAVQARFAQYPHHVLATLRKDGSPRVAGLNVDIRGGELWLGMMAGSMKARDLQRDPRFALHTNPGEGETMPDGDVRISGRAVELVDPPELHRYAEETETPHPFHLFYADLTEVVRITVQGDDLVVRSWTPDHGLRTQRRGNDDEPPREDPAPGA from the coding sequence ATGACGCACACCAGCTGGGCAGCCTTCGAGAAGGCGGAACCGGAGTTCGCGGCGGCCGTCCAGGCCCGTTTCGCGCAGTACCCGCACCACGTCCTGGCCACCCTCCGCAAGGACGGCTCCCCCCGGGTGGCCGGGCTGAACGTCGACATCCGGGGCGGGGAGCTGTGGCTCGGCATGATGGCAGGCTCGATGAAGGCCAGGGACCTCCAGCGCGACCCGCGCTTCGCCCTGCACACCAATCCGGGCGAGGGCGAGACGATGCCGGACGGGGACGTACGGATCTCCGGGCGTGCGGTGGAGCTCGTGGACCCGCCGGAACTCCACCGGTACGCGGAGGAGACGGAGACCCCGCATCCCTTCCACCTCTTCTACGCCGACCTGACGGAGGTCGTCCGTATCACCGTGCAGGGCGACGACCTAGTGGTCCGCAGCTGGACCCCGGACCACGGCCTGCGCACCCAGCGGCGCGGCAACGACGACGAGCCGCCCAGGGAGGACCCGGCGCCGGGGGCCTGA
- a CDS encoding DUF4232 domain-containing protein encodes MPTHRKTAGRTRTLAFLGLTAAALLATTTACGPTEEDGKASATPTPKPAATTPGAADGTPAPSAPSPSASSVPRPGEAEGEPVGKNGNCSDEYAQVSVEWAVPPTKDDSKLLLTVVNTGPKSCKLTSYPVLRIKDGNGRLVAVFENSRPQTPVVLEPGKEAYAGLLARKGGKEAGTLTTDLALAPHGQRPQENTGEGSLLQLPSGGVHMDDKARVTYWQSTSENAASPLFTR; translated from the coding sequence ATGCCCACTCACCGCAAGACTGCCGGACGCACCCGCACCCTCGCCTTCCTGGGCCTGACGGCCGCCGCGCTCCTCGCGACGACCACGGCCTGCGGGCCCACGGAGGAGGACGGCAAGGCGAGCGCCACGCCGACGCCGAAGCCCGCCGCCACCACGCCGGGTGCCGCCGACGGCACTCCCGCCCCCTCGGCCCCCTCCCCCTCCGCCTCATCCGTGCCCCGGCCTGGCGAGGCGGAGGGTGAGCCGGTGGGGAAGAACGGAAACTGCTCCGACGAGTACGCCCAGGTCTCCGTGGAGTGGGCCGTCCCGCCCACGAAGGACGACTCGAAGCTGCTGCTCACCGTGGTCAACACGGGCCCCAAGAGCTGCAAGCTGACCTCCTACCCGGTGCTCCGCATCAAGGACGGGAACGGCCGGCTGGTGGCCGTCTTCGAGAACTCCAGGCCCCAGACCCCGGTGGTCCTCGAACCCGGCAAGGAGGCCTACGCGGGCCTGCTCGCCCGGAAGGGCGGCAAGGAGGCCGGCACGCTCACGACAGACCTCGCGCTCGCCCCGCACGGCCAGCGCCCGCAGGAGAACACCGGCGAGGGATCACTCCTCCAACTGCCCTCCGGCGGCGTCCACATGGACGACAAGGCCCGCGTGACGTACTGGCAGAGCACATCGGAGAACGCGGCGTCGCCGCTGTTCACCCGCTGA